Proteins encoded within one genomic window of Setaria italica strain Yugu1 chromosome IV, Setaria_italica_v2.0, whole genome shotgun sequence:
- the LOC101754187 gene encoding putative cytochrome c oxidase subunit 5b-like: MWKRATSLLLRHHRSALLPRSPAVSAATVPGLRRTPAPLFFSTLDAARTRTRVEDVMPIATGLEREEIEAELQGKKRFDMDAPVGPFGTKEAPAVIQSYYNKRIVGCPGGEGEDEHDVVWFWLERGKPHECPVCTQYFTLNVIGEGGSPDGHDDDDDHHQ; encoded by the exons ATGTGGAAGCgcgccacctccctcctcctccgccaccaccgctccGCCCTGCTCCCCCGATCCCCGGCGGTCTCCGCTGCCACCGTGCCTGGTCTCCGCCGTACTCCGGCGCCCCTTTTCTTCTCCACTCTCG ATGCGGCCCGGACGAGGACTAGGGTTGAGGACGTGATGCCGATCGCTACGGGGCTCGAGCGCGAGGAGATCGAGGCCGAGCTCCAG GGAAAGAAGAGATTCGACATGGACGCCCCCGTCGGTCCCTTTGGCACCAAG GAAGCTCCTGCTGTGATTCAGTCATACTACAACAAAAGGATTGTTGGTTGTCCTGGCGGTGAAGGAG AAGATGAGCATGATGTGGTGTGGTTTTGGTTGGAGAGAGGCAAGCCACATGAATGCCCGGTCTGTACTCAATATTTCACG CTTAATGTGATTGGAGAAGGAGGATCACCTGATGGacatgatgacgacgacgaccaccatCAGTAA